In a single window of the Pelagibacterium sp. 26DY04 genome:
- a CDS encoding YbaY family lipoprotein, with amino-acid sequence MRVRSPVFSIAAFSVLLMGGAAMADDMTITGDISYRERIALPDNAVATVSLVDVSLADAPAQTLAQDVIDPAGQVPIGFILNFDSDDIVAGHSYAITARIEVGGELWFINDTRVSVDPENHDAPVSVPLVNARGVSDTPADETATGETEQLPGTSWTLVALAGEPIAEDVESTLIFGEDDGSVGGNGGCNSYGGSIAYQEDGTIEITEVFSTMMACQDPKMSTERELFDALGAATSYAIEGETLTLIDEGGTALAEFAAEASE; translated from the coding sequence ATGCGTGTCAGATCCCCAGTGTTTTCGATTGCAGCCTTCTCTGTTTTGCTGATGGGTGGCGCGGCGATGGCCGACGACATGACGATAACCGGCGACATTTCCTATCGCGAACGCATCGCCCTGCCCGACAATGCGGTGGCGACAGTGTCATTGGTCGACGTGTCGCTGGCCGATGCGCCGGCCCAGACGCTCGCCCAGGACGTGATCGATCCGGCCGGACAGGTGCCGATCGGCTTTATCCTCAATTTCGATTCCGACGATATCGTCGCCGGGCACAGCTATGCCATTACGGCCCGCATCGAAGTGGGGGGCGAATTGTGGTTCATCAACGACACGCGTGTGAGCGTCGATCCGGAAAATCACGACGCCCCGGTTTCCGTGCCGCTGGTCAATGCCCGTGGGGTGAGCGACACGCCCGCCGATGAGACGGCCACCGGGGAGACCGAGCAGCTGCCCGGCACCAGTTGGACCCTCGTGGCGCTGGCCGGGGAACCCATCGCCGAGGACGTGGAATCCACGCTGATCTTTGGCGAGGATGATGGCTCGGTGGGCGGCAATGGCGGCTGCAACAGCTATGGCGGCTCGATCGCCTACCAGGAGGACGGCACGATCGAGATCACCGAAGTGTTTTCCACCATGATGGCCTGCCAAGACCCCAAGATGAGCACCGAGCGGGAGCTGTTTGACGCGCTGGGAGCGGCGACGAGCTATGCCATCGAGGGCGAAACGCTGACGCTGATCGACGAGGGCGGGACCGCGCTTGCCGAATTTGCCGCCGAGGCTTCAGAATAA
- a CDS encoding ribokinase → MIVVFGSINIDLIGHAPTLMRPGETVLGTALELSPGGKGANQALAASRAGAEVRMVGCVGSDDFAAQALTLLRESGVDLSGVRRMDRHTGTALIIVDKEGENMITILPGANSRLTAAALEQAGIAAGDWLLLQLETPIEASIAAAKLAREQGAKVVLNLAPFTDFDLGFLDHIDVLVVNETELTGVLAMLDVPELDEDEAVAWLAERIGVTVVATLGSRGALAAANGQIVSAPALKITPLDTVGAGDTFVGYLAAGLAEGLDLASAMERAGVAAGLACLAHGAQPSIPEIDAVTARLAAPK, encoded by the coding sequence GTGATCGTCGTGTTCGGCTCCATCAATATCGACCTGATCGGCCACGCCCCCACCCTGATGCGGCCGGGCGAAACCGTGCTCGGCACCGCGCTCGAACTCTCCCCGGGCGGCAAGGGGGCCAATCAGGCGCTCGCGGCCAGCCGTGCCGGCGCCGAGGTCAGGATGGTGGGCTGCGTGGGCTCGGACGATTTCGCCGCCCAGGCGCTCACCCTGTTGCGCGAATCCGGGGTCGATCTGTCCGGCGTGCGCCGCATGGATCGCCATACCGGCACCGCGCTGATCATCGTCGACAAGGAGGGGGAGAACATGATCACCATTCTCCCCGGCGCCAATTCGCGCCTGACCGCCGCAGCGCTCGAACAGGCCGGCATCGCGGCCGGTGACTGGCTGCTGCTCCAGCTCGAAACCCCTATAGAGGCCTCGATCGCCGCCGCCAAGCTGGCGCGGGAACAGGGCGCCAAAGTCGTCCTCAACCTCGCGCCCTTCACCGATTTCGATCTCGGCTTTCTCGACCATATCGACGTTTTGGTCGTCAACGAAACCGAACTGACCGGCGTGCTCGCGATGCTCGACGTTCCCGAACTCGACGAGGACGAAGCGGTCGCCTGGCTGGCCGAAAGGATCGGTGTCACCGTGGTCGCGACCCTCGGGTCGCGCGGCGCCCTCGCCGCCGCCAACGGGCAGATCGTCTCCGCTCCGGCGCTCAAGATCACCCCGCTCGATACGGTGGGGGCCGGCGACACCTTCGTGGGCTATCTCGCCGCCGGGCTGGCCGAAGGCCTCGATCTGGCTTCCGCCATGGAGCGGGCCGGAGTCGCAGCGGGTCTTGCCTGCCTCGCCCATGGGGCCCAGCCCTCGATTCCGGAAATCGATGCGGTCACGGCCCGACTCGCCGCCCCAAAATGA
- a CDS encoding MmcB family DNA repair protein has translation MSDADSALQPVLVDGRQSPTALRVQRGVMRFLRSVHDMTCFAEVPLTNGRRADVIALGGKGEIWIVEIKSSLIDYKVDAKWPNYKDFCDRFFFCKPPELEAEIFPDSEGLMVADGHWGDILRHAQHDPLPGARRKAMLLKLARLGADRVHALMDPATREDGLF, from the coding sequence ATGAGTGACGCCGATTCCGCCCTGCAACCTGTTCTCGTCGATGGCCGCCAGTCGCCCACCGCGCTGCGCGTGCAGCGTGGGGTGATGCGCTTCCTGCGTTCGGTGCACGATATGACCTGCTTTGCCGAAGTGCCGCTCACCAATGGACGGCGCGCCGATGTCATCGCCCTGGGCGGCAAGGGCGAGATCTGGATCGTCGAGATCAAGTCGAGCCTCATCGACTACAAGGTCGATGCCAAATGGCCCAACTATAAGGATTTCTGCGACCGGTTCTTCTTCTGCAAGCCTCCCGAGCTGGAAGCGGAAATCTTCCCCGACAGCGAAGGGCTGATGGTCGCCGACGGCCATTGGGGCGATATCCTGCGCCATGCCCAGCACGATCCGCTGCCCGGCGCGCGCCGCAAGGCCATGCTCTTAAAGCTCGCCCGGCTCGGGGCGGACCGGGTCCATGCCTTGATGGACCCGGCAACACGCGAAGATGGCTTATTCTGA
- a CDS encoding DUF1127 domain-containing protein, which produces MPGFLPRALADWLAFHTLYAALRRLDPHLKADLGLSDADLRRLSRKAMHHKGPISIYRLVEEDFEEEAEAVSDPRREDAYGCGEAVRA; this is translated from the coding sequence ATGCCCGGTTTTCTGCCAAGGGCGCTGGCCGATTGGCTGGCGTTTCACACGCTTTATGCGGCGCTCAGGCGCCTTGATCCTCACCTTAAAGCCGATCTGGGGCTGAGCGATGCCGATCTGCGGCGGTTGAGCCGCAAGGCGATGCATCACAAGGGGCCGATTTCGATCTATCGGCTGGTCGAGGAGGATTTTGAGGAGGAAGCCGAGGCGGTTTCCGACCCCAGGCGCGAGGATGCCTATGGGTGCGGGGAGGCCGTGAGGGCCTGA
- the ureG gene encoding urease accessory protein UreG: MSSQHGPLRVGIGGPVGSGKTTLTEKLCKALREHYSVGVVTNDIYTKEDALMLARLQALPEERIVGVETGGCPHTAIREDASINLRAIAELNARIPDLDIVFIESGGDNLAATFSPDLADITLYVISVCQGEEIPRKGGPGITRSDLLVINKADLAPYVEVDLSVMDADAGRMREGQPHVFTDLKRGKGVEDIVTFLERHGGLVRGEMAL; this comes from the coding sequence ATGAGTTCACAACACGGCCCCCTGCGCGTCGGCATCGGCGGTCCCGTCGGTTCGGGCAAGACCACCCTGACCGAAAAGCTCTGCAAAGCGTTGCGTGAGCACTATTCGGTGGGGGTGGTCACCAACGACATCTACACCAAGGAAGACGCGCTGATGCTGGCCCGCCTGCAGGCGCTGCCCGAGGAGCGCATCGTCGGGGTGGAAACCGGCGGCTGCCCGCACACGGCGATCCGCGAAGACGCTTCGATCAATCTGCGCGCCATTGCCGAGCTCAATGCCCGCATCCCCGATCTCGACATCGTCTTCATTGAAAGTGGCGGCGACAATCTGGCGGCGACCTTCTCGCCCGATCTTGCCGACATCACCCTCTATGTCATCTCGGTCTGCCAGGGCGAGGAAATCCCGCGCAAGGGCGGGCCGGGCATCACGCGCTCGGACTTACTGGTCATCAACAAGGCCGATCTCGCCCCCTATGTCGAAGTCGACCTCTCCGTCATGGACGCCGATGCCGGCCGCATGCGCGAAGGCCAACCGCACGTCTTTACCGACCTCAAACGCGGAAAAGGTGTCGAGGATATCGTCACCTTCCTGGAACGTCATGGCGGACTGGTGCGAGGAGAAATGGCACTTTAG
- a CDS encoding urease accessory protein UreE has translation MRAMAIEPKGQWQGNIAGRAVLAHDQRALRRKLITLDNGLDVLVDLAQTVALETGDALRLEDGRLAEIVAANEALYAITGRSVAHMAELCWHIGNRHLPCQIESRSGVPQRLLIGRDHVIREMLEGLGATVTEISAPFSPLRGAYSGHEHGHGHHHG, from the coding sequence GTGGCAAGGCAACATCGCCGGACGTGCCGTCCTTGCCCATGACCAACGCGCCCTGCGGCGCAAGCTGATCACGCTCGACAATGGGCTCGACGTCCTTGTCGATCTTGCCCAGACCGTGGCGCTCGAAACCGGCGACGCGCTGCGGCTCGAAGATGGGCGCCTGGCCGAGATCGTCGCGGCAAACGAAGCGCTCTATGCCATCACCGGCCGCTCGGTCGCGCACATGGCCGAGCTGTGCTGGCACATCGGCAATCGGCACCTGCCCTGCCAGATCGAAAGCAGATCCGGTGTTCCCCAGCGCCTCTTGATCGGGCGCGACCATGTGATCAGGGAGATGCTCGAAGGCCTCGGCGCCACGGTCACCGAAATCAGCGCGCCCTTTTCGCCTTTGCGCGGCGCCTATTCGGGTCATGAGCACGGGCATGGGCACCATCATGGCTGA
- a CDS encoding urease accessory UreF family protein, translating into MADPGGLVRLFSWLSPAFPIGGFAYSQGLETAIAENRVKSAEQLSGWIAGNLHSGALRTDAYFLAIAARAVGNGEAQTLAAANQFCLALQVSADRDKETREQARSFLDAAAAWPADHPLWLAEILAGPLALPIAFGAMAGLHAVPLEATITGFANAAITQQISVGIRLIPLGQSAGLAVQAALEPAILALAADAGVATLNDVSGLSYGTDIASLRHEDLGVRIFRS; encoded by the coding sequence ATGGCTGACCCGGGCGGGCTGGTGCGCCTTTTTTCCTGGCTGTCGCCGGCCTTTCCCATTGGCGGCTTTGCCTATAGCCAGGGGCTCGAAACCGCCATTGCCGAGAACCGGGTCAAATCGGCCGAGCAGCTTTCGGGCTGGATCGCCGGGAACCTTCACAGCGGCGCCTTGCGCACCGATGCCTATTTCCTCGCCATCGCTGCCCGCGCCGTGGGCAATGGGGAGGCGCAAACGCTCGCCGCCGCCAATCAATTCTGCCTCGCCCTGCAGGTATCGGCCGATCGCGACAAGGAAACCCGCGAGCAGGCCCGCTCCTTTCTCGATGCCGCCGCCGCCTGGCCGGCGGACCATCCGCTATGGCTTGCCGAAATCCTTGCCGGCCCGCTCGCCCTTCCCATCGCCTTCGGCGCCATGGCCGGACTGCATGCGGTTCCGCTTGAGGCGACGATCACCGGCTTTGCCAATGCCGCCATCACCCAGCAGATTTCCGTAGGCATCCGCCTCATCCCCCTGGGCCAGAGCGCCGGGCTTGCGGTGCAGGCGGCGCTCGAGCCCGCCATCCTCGCTCTGGCCGCTGATGCGGGCGTGGCAACGCTCAATGACGTTTCCGGGCTCTCCTATGGCACCGATATTGCAAGCCTCAGACATGAAGACCTCGGCGTAAGGATATTCCGCTCATGA
- a CDS encoding helix-turn-helix transcriptional regulator → MDQSIDIGMALRSFRIKTRINQDAIARTLGVSQSQVSRWESGRDQPRAANLDAIKALIWGRADPVLAGLIHYVRGAQAPLVLFDAGLEIVAASPFLRERGGPLRLFGWLFDGEINPALAGMARRFAALAKNEPVIALEIPFSHEARPWACHGRLTVNRIGPDLYAIGEMSFTRDERQRVTRIGLRPAARPGAGPSRV, encoded by the coding sequence ATGGATCAGAGCATCGATATCGGGATGGCGCTGCGCAGCTTTCGGATCAAGACGCGCATCAATCAGGACGCGATCGCCAGGACGCTCGGGGTGAGCCAGAGCCAGGTCTCGCGCTGGGAGAGCGGGCGGGACCAGCCGCGTGCCGCCAATCTCGATGCCATAAAGGCGTTGATCTGGGGACGTGCCGATCCGGTGCTGGCGGGGCTGATCCATTATGTGCGTGGGGCGCAGGCGCCGCTCGTGCTGTTCGACGCCGGGCTCGAGATCGTCGCCGCGAGCCCGTTCCTGCGCGAAAGGGGCGGGCCGCTCAGGCTCTTCGGCTGGCTGTTCGATGGAGAGATCAATCCCGCGCTTGCCGGGATGGCCAGGCGGTTTGCCGCTTTGGCGAAGAATGAGCCGGTGATCGCGCTCGAGATCCCGTTTTCCCATGAAGCGCGGCCCTGGGCGTGCCATGGGCGGCTGACCGTCAACCGGATCGGGCCGGATCTCTATGCCATAGGCGAGATGAGCTTTACCCGCGATGAACGCCAGAGGGTGACGCGGATCGGGCTCAGACCGGCAGCCCGGCCCGGCGCGGGGCCGAGCCGGGTCTAG
- a CDS encoding TRAM domain-containing protein gives MSATHTLVIDRLGHRGEGVALVEGKPIFVPATLPGETVAVTIEGNRGTLLDILAPSPNRSAAPCPHFPACGGCQLQHLSAETYSQFKRSLVVDALSRAGVAADVNDPIIAYGAGRRRATFHATRSAAGFMALRSHQIHDLDRCPILVPALAQAPRIARDFASAVGPCDVAFTASDMGLDVAVRAKGTKANPKLTDLARAFDLARLSLNGEPLIIHRQPTVTMGRAQVPLPVGSFLQATEAAEAALAELVVKAVAGARQVADLFCGVGPFALRLAERAAVLAADSDSPAVAALDAAKRKAKGLKPIAAEKRDLFREPLGPFELNHFDAVVLDPPRAGAQAQIAELAKSKVKTIAYVSCDPQSFARDAATLVAAGYVIGPVRPLDQFAFSSHTEVFARFERP, from the coding sequence ATGAGCGCAACTCACACCCTCGTCATCGACCGGCTCGGCCATCGCGGCGAGGGTGTGGCGTTGGTCGAAGGCAAGCCGATCTTCGTGCCCGCAACCCTGCCCGGGGAAACCGTCGCGGTCACCATCGAAGGCAATCGCGGCACGCTCCTCGATATTCTCGCACCCAGCCCCAACCGAAGCGCTGCGCCGTGCCCGCATTTTCCCGCCTGCGGCGGCTGCCAGCTCCAGCATCTGAGCGCTGAAACCTATAGCCAATTCAAGCGCTCGCTGGTCGTCGATGCCCTTTCGCGCGCCGGTGTTGCCGCCGACGTCAACGACCCCATCATCGCCTATGGCGCCGGCCGTCGCCGCGCCACCTTTCATGCCACGCGCTCTGCTGCCGGGTTCATGGCGCTGCGCAGCCACCAAATCCACGATCTCGACCGCTGCCCGATCCTCGTCCCCGCCCTTGCCCAGGCCCCGCGCATCGCCCGCGATTTCGCTTCTGCCGTCGGGCCCTGCGATGTGGCCTTCACCGCCTCGGATATGGGCCTCGACGTGGCGGTCCGCGCCAAGGGCACAAAGGCGAATCCTAAGCTCACCGATCTCGCCCGCGCCTTCGATCTCGCCCGGCTTTCGCTCAATGGCGAGCCGCTGATCATCCACCGCCAGCCCACGGTCACCATGGGCCGCGCCCAGGTCCCGCTTCCGGTCGGCAGCTTTCTTCAGGCCACCGAAGCGGCGGAAGCCGCTCTTGCCGAACTGGTCGTCAAGGCCGTGGCCGGCGCAAGGCAGGTGGCGGACCTGTTCTGCGGCGTCGGCCCCTTCGCCCTGCGCCTGGCCGAACGTGCCGCCGTCCTTGCCGCCGATTCCGATAGCCCCGCCGTCGCCGCGCTCGATGCGGCAAAGCGCAAGGCCAAGGGGCTCAAGCCCATCGCGGCCGAAAAACGCGACCTCTTCCGCGAACCGCTCGGCCCGTTCGAGCTCAACCATTTCGACGCCGTCGTCCTCGATCCGCCCCGCGCCGGCGCCCAGGCCCAGATCGCCGAACTGGCGAAATCGAAGGTCAAAACCATCGCCTATGTGAGCTGCGATCCGCAAAGTTTCGCCCGTGACGCGGCAACACTGGTCGCAGCGGGTTATGTCATCGGCCCTGTTAGGCCTTTGGACCAGTTCGCCTTTTCGTCGCACACGGAAGTGTTCGCCCGCTTCGAACGCCCCTGA